agccttttgaaaataattgataCTGTTGTATACCCTTATCCGAAAGTGACATTTATTTCAATTGCCTTCggaaaatatgaattttgttggGTGAACGCGAATTTCCATATCTGCTCAGACAAGAGAAATCAGAAGTCACTTGGAATATAAATCTGAATTGACTATCGAATGCTTTTCAGTTTTTGATATATATTCATAATAGTGTCTTAATTTATATACACAATTTACTATTTAGCATGTACGGTTCTATATTCCTGCAACTTCACAAAcagaaatgtatatttttttcttccaaatttctaaattttattgctACTaacatttttcaatgtttttagttttgtctggaaatacaattatcaaaagtGTGAAACCTGTACCAACAAAACCAAGGCAAGAGCAAAATCCATATTCAGGTGGGCGTTCGGCGCCTTCAACTCAGATTAATGGAGTTCAACAATATCCTCAGCCATCCCCTGTCCAACACCAACAACAATATTCTGTTCAACAGccaaaacaacaacaacagcCGCAAATTCAACATCAACCAAAACCTGTATTTAAACAGCAAACACATTTTAAATACCAACAACCAAAATCACAACCCCCTGTTTCTGTCAATACACGACAACACTCGGTACACCAAGCCCCTCAACAACAAAAGCCTCAGCAACAAATACTTCAGCCTGTACCTCAATCATATAGACAGCCACAACAACAATCACAACACGTACCGAACCAACAGCCTCAGCAAAACTACCAGTCAGCACCACAACCTTATATACAGCAGCAACAATCCCAGCAAGTACCGGTACCACAACATCAACAAGCAGTCCAGTCAGCACCACAACCATATATACAGCCGCAACAATCCCATCAAGTACCGGTACCACAACATCAGCAAGCAGTCCAGTCAGTACCACAACCATATAGACAAACACAACAATCTCCCCAAGGAGGCCACCACCAATATAGACCACAACCTAACACTAATCAAAGACCAACTAATCAGAATCCTGCTTATGCTCCTCAACAATATCAAAATACTTATCCAGTGAATACTTCCAGTCAGATACCACATAACCAACAAGGATCTGTGCAGCCATACCATCAGAATGGTTATCAAGCGCAAGGTAAATAATGATTATTAAAATTGCACTTTCTCTCAGAAATTTTTTGTTATGATTatcgaaaaataatataaaataatatatattgtttcaaaACACTTTATAATCATGAATTATAATCAGAAAATTGATATATGTTCTTAAGTTGTGTGAGTATATGCACACAACATATAGAAAAATGTATTGAGATTATATTGTCATTCTGTAAATCccattttaatgtaaaaaatatcaGTGAGTTAAATACTGGTTTatcagataaataaataaataagtatcacaattgttttcttatttcataTCACAGACCAACAGTATCCTCAATACCAGAGACAGTGGTCTCCTCCACAAGCTCCCGCACCAGTGCCAGCTTATCATCAGCATCAGGAACAAAGACGTCCACAACCTGCCCCACAGCCTGCACATGTCTTTGTTGGTAAATACATTTATGGCTATTTCcgtttaattgaaaaaaaatatattcacatATTATTCATCTCGATTTTATATAGTCTGTCAAAAAATTATATACCCTTTTTTGTGGTAACTAAAAGGTATTTAGCCTTATTCCATACTTTTACTTTAATCAAGTAGTTACTTTGATATTGTGGTGTCTACAAGTTCCTCTAGATATCACAAGTTCTAAGGCTAAACAAAATAGCAGTTAAGAAGGCTCGAGGGACGGGTACACAAATCTCGTAAATGaataaacgttttgttttcattacaaattttatttatacactACTAGTTGTTACTTTTTGATATACTAcagaaatcaaccaaaaaaatcaattaattttgtCCCAAGAtgactttaaaatgtttatttcgtTGAAAAAGATCCAAATTATCTCGCTTTGGtgctaaaatacattttttttgtgacctacgtgttttattatttttttcaaataagcttttTTTAgggatttctgtaatttagttatttttcATTTCGATTTTGCCTCTATTCTCCTAAtagttcaatagaaaaaaattaccttaacaaaaatgcatgcttctttcgaaggcagtttgtaagcttaaatgaacggtgaccctattattctattttatttttatattaagtataTTATGAAGTTCATACatagaaaaaatagcaaaattctatattaaaaaaaaatggatttatacCCTCGAGGCCCCTTAGGAATGGTAATGCATATCTTCTCCATAAAtgtttaaaggagtaggtccggtaaggaccgattttggcctcaaatttcaggttcatctgacgaaagattttgaccactttttaatcacttaagtgtctattttatttgaattaattagtttatgtgaacgattttaacagatttagtcattaaaaacgatccgattcaagctcaaatatgaaaaatctacctaatatgccgaaaaatgtcacttttcagatggtttttggtaaaaatgaaagtggccgcacccgtgttcatcctcaacctttatatatgttatgtattatcataaaatacaacttacatttcaatattaaggatgaacacgaatgcggccactttcgttttacacgaaaaccgtctaaaatttaactaaaatgctagaattatgaggatttcagtaatttagcatgacttaatggtgctagtaccggatatatgtggattgtattgtcaaaaacagcccatatttatgtagcagaagcattctactgtccaaaaaataactaaaggtttacattttaacaatttcgtaaaactgctatattttggggccaaaaaggggtcttactgaacctactcctttggtgaTATAGAACACATTATATTCATTATAGTTTTCTGAATAATAAAATAGATTGTTTTGTTTCATTGTAGATCCACGTCCAATATACGTACCACCTGCACCAGTACCATTAACAACCACGACTCCCGTTCCTCCTCCCCCTACATGTTATGATCAGGACAAAAATTGTAAACATTGGGGAGTATATTGTTCAAGTAACCCGTATGTTCACGATCATTGTCGTATGACATGCAGTACGTGCACCATACCAATTCCACCAATAGGTAATATAGTCATAGAAACGTTTTTGAATTAATTGCTTATGATGAGACAAGTCAGTTTTACtcttttgaatttataaaatagcAATAAATGTTCGAGATTAAATGTGGTTCTAACATAATTGTTCAAAAATGATACACTtgtcttaaatataaaatataaaaaaaactgatattATCAGTGCTGTCGATTACGCTTAatacattgtaaatatttttaagaCCATCGGAAGTAGGTCTCAAACAACTGTTACCGATATgctttgaatataaaataaatgcacaagTTTATGTTACACAGGCAACTTAAATGAAAAACAGGGAAATTTTgccaaaaacgaaaaaaaagtaaaaacaaacaagccttcaaaataatacacaaaacaccAAAGACTTAACTGCACAAACACCAACAATAACCGGGGGAGCTCCGGAAGGTTTGACATATCTTGCTTTCTTATTACTTTATGTTTGCTGAACATATGCTAATATGTctctttttatccttttttttttctttttttctttataaagcaAACTTTTTTCAAAACTTAAGTCTATTACGATAACATCGGGTCAAGTTtgataaaggaaaaaaaaattaatgttgaGAATGATATACATGTTCagaaatatataatacaatataaatgAAGATTTAATTATGTTTCTATTATAGATCTCTACCTCACTCTTAACCAATAGTTTTTtgcattaatttatatataactatTGTTTGTGAAAAAAAGTATTATCTATTTAGTGGTGTATAAAATACCCGATGATGATTTCTTTCAGCGCCCGAAAAAGTGATTCACACAACTGCCTCTCAAACGACAACTCCTCAGTCGTCTTTAGTGCCTTCTAATCCACCGTCTACAATTACAGTTAGAACTGATAATCAAAGAAATCCAAATAGACATTCACCAAGAAGAACCCAACCCCCGCCAATGCACAATACATATCCTACAACAACAGCAGCATATCCACAAACAACAGGGTTTAACCAGCAACAAGCAGCAACTCATATACCTGGACAAGGTACACAAGGTGTTCCTGGATTCGGACTATGTACAGACTTCGATAAACGATGCAAACAATGGGCTCAATATTGTGGAATAGACGAATATGTTGATGATATGTGTCGATTAACTTGTATCACATGTCGTTAGTGCTATTAATTCTAAATCTGTCTTTTGTTGTATACTTAATGTATACAGTTAGTGCAATATGTTTCACCGTAAACATGTGATCGGTGTTTTTGCACTTTTTATGTTGGGggattttgtttaaagttttatgtCGTGGTTATGTCACCTCTTGCGTAATTTATTcttcaatcaatattttaatgaAGGTATAAATGACTTATTTGAACTTGGATAAACACTGTGACATAACTCCATACCTTTTATAATGCAAAGCCTGACATCTGTTATTGAACTTAAATAAGCAAACCTATTCTATTCCGAAACGCATTGTAAGTACAATAGTCAACAGTTCTAGTATTTGTTTCAGAGTATTAAGATGTGTGATCCCATTGAAACGCAAGTCACTATGTACAAATGTCATGAATTATTCAATTTACAGCAATTTGTAAGAAGCGTTAATTAAGTATTATTAAAGGTTGTATAATCTGTCAATTTCCAGGCTATTTtccaatgtttttttaaaagttcGAATCGAAGACGAATAAATATTCCGATTTCATGACACAGCACttgtgtttctattttactttgtCTTTTTTCTGCAATAAAATGCAGTCTGCCATCGTATGGTGTTAACATCTCCCTTTTAAAATGTTACACTGGTTCATCGACAAACTTTACTAACAGAAGCATGCTCCTTTCACAAAATCTGAACAACTGAAACAATATATTTGAACTTATCTGCGACATGTTTTTTGATGTTATACATCTTTAGATACCATAAAAGTCGTCTGGTCTGTTATATTACCAATTGTATTATATTCCCGTTTATGACATTTTGTCTGAaagtgtcatacaagtgagaggtgttAATTAGCTTGCTACAAcaaggttcaatctaccattttctacattagaaaatgccaaaaaatttggaatatgacagttcttatccattcgtttgatgttttttgagcttttgaatttgccatttgattagggactttccatttttgaattttcgtcgaagttgagtatttttgtgattttgtttttttcgaATGGTGGGTGATGGATGCATATCAGGAGACACTCACCCTGCCAACGCAACCGATCTCGCTCCTTTTAAAGTTCATACGATTCCCCAATATTTGTTTGTTACCATGATTTATATCTGTTACTTGATTTCAGATCATAACATAGGTAAACTACTGTTACCTAattgtatattcatttttaaaattaaaaaaaccacGAGTAGATACCAGAAGTTTGAATTAACGCACAATAATCGTTGATTTGCTAAAACAAATCAAGGAGAAATTTGCATACACAGCGATATAACTTGGTTTGCTCAATTATCCAGAAATCGTAGAGGAATCTGAGAATCAGATGtgtattttgaaaaattccaaaattccaaaacacacaaaaatattttgcTCAGTAAAAAATACTTCATGATAATCTGAGACCGGTCTTTTTTCTTGTACTAACAACTTTCCATGTTTCTGCAACCAATGACTTCATCATTCCAGTCATTGTCAAATCAATTTCCATCTTCCCAATAATTGCCGAAGGTGTTTCCACTGTCCCAGTCATTGGTCAAAGAGTTCAATCTTCCCGTTTACTGTTCCATAAGCTACCGTCACCCTATTACTGTTCCATGTGTTTATGTGAATCCAGTTACTTGAGTTTCTGTTAATTTCACCATATTAGTTACTAACAGTTATTATTCAATATATCATCAACCTTGTTATAGTCCCATTGATTCCTTCTATTCCAATATTTTGCCGTAAGTTTCCACTAATCAAGTGATCAGTCCATGAGTTTCTGTCTGGTTCATTTGTGTTATATGCTTTAACGGAAACCTCGTTTTTCCCATACATTACCGGCATCCTATATACTGTCCCACTAAGTGCCACTACACCCGTTAATTTCCGCTATCCGATATTCAGTCCAACCCTATTCCGCAACCTCAAATTATGTTTAACAAGTTGCCGCTATCGACGTTATTGATGCAAAGCTATAAGTTTCACACGTCATCAAATCCAACTTGAAATTATAACGTTTTAGTTAATGTCGGCACTCATCGGTTGCCTGAAGATGTTAGAATGTTTCTATTGACAGGAATAAGATGTACGAATGGAAACATGTTAAGGACAGGAGAAAATACGAAATAAGGGAAATATTTCAGTATATGTATTCAAGAACAACGACAATATCTGGTCGATAGAAAATGTTGCCTTTACTGGTTTTCTTGGCTATATAACACGTCTTATAATGTCGCCTCAATTGCATATTGATAAAAATGAGAAGGGACAAAGATGAATTGGTCTCTGAACGCTGGTATGCATTTACACCATTACATAAATCCATATGAAAACCAATGgtattcaaatattttgtccGAAACATGTATTCAATTTTATAACACCAAATGACATGAACAAAAGTAACAGCTACGACAATAGCAATGATACCCTGAATAGTTATACGAATTATTGTGAGAATGATCTGGAATATTTAAGAGGCATCTAATAACAATCGAAAACAATGCCTGTGTAGAAAACACAGCCTTTTAAAAGTCCAATAACTCTGAACAACAAATCGAAAATCTAAATCTTAAACATTCGAAACGATTCTAGATTCACCAAATACTAATAACAGTATCAAGTGGGTAGTACCTTGATTAAAACATACCAGATCATCTAGTTCATGAGTTCTTAAAGTGGCGtttaacaccaacaatcaatcaatcaaaccaTATCAGTTCGATACTACGGTATGAATAGGAACCTtgaacaaacaatcaatcaaatcagTTCGATACTACGGTATGAATAGGAACCTTgcacaaacaatcaatcaatcaaatcatatcAGTTCGATACTACGGTATGAATAGGAACCTTgcacaaacaatcaatcaatcaaatcatatcAGTTCGATACTACGGTATGAATAGGAACCTtgaacaaacaatcaatcaatcaaatcatatcAGTTCGATACTACGGTATGAATAGGAACCTTgcacaaacaatcaatcaatcaaatcatatcAGTTCGATACTACGGTATGAATAGGAACCTTgcacaaacaatcaatcaatcaaatcatatcAGTACGATACTTTGCTATGAATAGGCAGCTTGTTTTGTTCTATATTGACATGTTTGATGTTTAAGTGCTAGTTCACATGGTAACAGTCTTTAGGAATTTATGTCAAACAAGTCTAACTATATGCATCGGCTAGGCCATGAATCAAACTTCAAGGCATGCAACCATAAATCAACTGTCTGGAAATTTCACGCAGAAGAAGTGGGATTAAAAACTAAAGAATGTAATTCTGCAATCTTTTTCACTTCCCTTTAACATTGACAACATAACAGTGGTAAAGATAAGTTTGGTAAAATTGTGTACCAGTTGAACGGTTTGCTTTGATGGAACACATTGTAATAGGGCCAGATTAGTGAAAGACCTGTTTATATGTTGCAAGAAACACTAATATGGTcaatgtacaatttttttaagccATAATATCGCTgttttacacacacacacacaatcgGTTGTATGAGTGCTTTGTAAAATGAAATTGTAATAACTGAAATTTACACAAGAAATGAAGAAGGAAACAGGAACTTATTTCATTGGGTTTTATAATTATGTCATCAATATCAGTGGCTGGTATTTATTATCTTTTTATCAATCTAAAACTAtcctttaaacattaaatattattACAAGAAGCATGTTCTATGTGATACTTTGGAAGATTATGTAGTGTATGTagtgtatgtacaaaaaaaatataagaaaatgattGCAGTTTAATTAAAAGGTAGGTAAAAGTAAACATGTTATTGCGGCTTTTATAACAAATGAATTTACCGTTAGAGCTTAAAGGGAAAAAATAAGTCTTTATTGAAAGGGGAAATTGTAAAATTGGacctaaacatatttatttatagtgggaaaaaagttattgcaacttagTTTCAATATAATGTAGATGTctcttaaatgaaaaaaaatcctgCCATTGGGCAAAGGACAAATTCAATCATGTTATAAGAAAGACACGACTTAGGAAACATTATGAAGTTAATGTAAAGGAAGACACGACATAGGAAACAAAATAAAGCTAATATGGAGGAAGCAATGATATACCAGTATTAGAACTGGAAATTGaaaaaacaacaatgaacaaaaactgTACAGAACCTAGAAAATCGGCtgcttcaaaataaaaaaaaagccagtGACATTGTATATGGAAGTTGACTGACTGATTTCTTCATTAGCGGTGATGTTTTAGAACACAATATTATTTCgtattcatttaaacaaaacatcGGTTAGCTAGCCCTTCAAGTTaccctttcttttttcttttcttcaactGCACGTTAAGTAAGCCGAAGCCGAAGCAACATCGACACCAGTCAAAGAAAATCACACTAAGAAAAGTGTACCAATACAAGAACGCATTTTTTGACAGATACATGGAAGTTGAAGGAAAGAAGCTTGGAAACGACTTTATTATAAACCATCAAAATAGTAAAGATATAAACATAATGTGAAAGGAATTTAGAGATGATATACATAAACTTACTAGCAAGCACATAATACAGAGAACAAATAAACATCAACAAGGATACACTTTGGTTACGATAGAACTGCGTAGGATGATGAGGAAAAGGGACAGATTACAACTAaattaaaacaagagtgcacacactgaaatgtctcgccttctttactaatcattgatatcatgttgatagtcctaagtataaagctttattacaactgtcacataaacttaacattaaccaagtagctaaacaaagaccaatgaaccatgaaaatgaggtcaaggtcagatgaaccatgcaaggcagacatgtacagctaacaaagcttccatacaacaaatatagttgacctattacttattatagtttaagaaaaatagaccaaaacacaaaaacttaacactgtgcaatgaaccgtgcaattgaggtcatggtcaaataaatctgcgggactgacatatagatcataatatatttccatacaccaaatatagctgacctttggcatataaaattacataaaaagaccaaaa
This sequence is a window from Mytilus edulis chromosome 1, xbMytEdul2.2, whole genome shotgun sequence. Protein-coding genes within it:
- the LOC139516112 gene encoding putative mediator of RNA polymerase II transcription subunit 26 isoform X2, translating into MYILNLWSALITVVGIFSFHTTDAQIKPGGIMTPKYINKILKLHNDYRRSEGASNMKQLRWSRKLQNDAQVWAGKCRYAHAYGKWGENVFKAESFLPDDVLIERAISEWYFEKMSWKFTPDCSEACHYTQVVWAESEEIGCAFKRCTTLFLAEEFIPNGWMLVCYYNPQGNIIGQMPYTHGKPCGACQPGYSCSRTLCGKGAAVKRYMPHNNRRPVPPHHSRPKPTPRGHRNKRAHPPQPQATAQVQYISGKVLTGWMPVKTPPRSNNNQTSFPPTPVLSGNTIIKSVKPVPTKPRQEQNPYSGGRSAPSTQINGVQQYPQPSPVQHQQQYSVQQPKQQQQPQIQHQPKPVFKQQTHFKYQQPKSQPPVSVNTRQHSVHQAPQQQKPQQQILQPVPQSYRQPQQQSQHVPNQQPQQNYQSAPQPYIQQQQSQQVPVPQHQQAVQSAPQPYIQPQQSHQVPVPQHQQAVQSVPQPYRQTQQSPQGGHHQYRPQPNTNQRPTNQNPAYAPQQYQNTYPVNTSSQIPHNQQGSVQPYHQNGYQAQDQQYPQYQRQWSPPQAPAPVPAYHQHQEQRRPQPAPQPAHVFVDPRPIYVPPAPVPLTTTTPVPPPPTCYDQDKNCKHWGVYCSSNPYVHDHCRMTCSTCTIPIPPIAPEKVIHTTASQTTTPQSSLVPSNPPSTITVRTDNQRNPNRHSPRRTQPPPMHNTYPTTTAAYPQTTGFNQQQAATHIPGQGTQGVPGFGLCTDFDKRCKQWAQYCGIDEYVDDMCRLTCITCR
- the LOC139516112 gene encoding uncharacterized protein isoform X1; this encodes MYILNLWSALITVVGIFSFHTTDAQIKPGGIMTPKYINKILKLHNDYRRSEGASNMKQLRWSRKLQNDAQVWAGKCRYAHAYGKWGENVFKAESFLPDDVLIERAISEWYFEKMSWKFTPDCSEACHYTQVVWAESEEIGCAFKRCTTLFLAEEFIPNGWMLVCYYNPQGNIIGQMPYTHGKPCGACQPGYSCSRTLCGKGAAVKRYMPHNNRRPVPPHHSRPKPTPRGHRAPPPPTQLRHTSHSARPHANRHKSGPNAQPPPGYRYQPAANQPPRPAANQPPRPAAHPPRQSTQPGRQPAHSPRQQLHPPRQPHNPGAPVGQYQPQPYPSNKRAHPPQPQATAQVQYISGKVLTGWMPVKTPPRSNNNQTSFPPTPVLSGNTIIKSVKPVPTKPRQEQNPYSGGRSAPSTQINGVQQYPQPSPVQHQQQYSVQQPKQQQQPQIQHQPKPVFKQQTHFKYQQPKSQPPVSVNTRQHSVHQAPQQQKPQQQILQPVPQSYRQPQQQSQHVPNQQPQQNYQSAPQPYIQQQQSQQVPVPQHQQAVQSAPQPYIQPQQSHQVPVPQHQQAVQSVPQPYRQTQQSPQGGHHQYRPQPNTNQRPTNQNPAYAPQQYQNTYPVNTSSQIPHNQQGSVQPYHQNGYQAQDQQYPQYQRQWSPPQAPAPVPAYHQHQEQRRPQPAPQPAHVFVDPRPIYVPPAPVPLTTTTPVPPPPTCYDQDKNCKHWGVYCSSNPYVHDHCRMTCSTCTIPIPPIAPEKVIHTTASQTTTPQSSLVPSNPPSTITVRTDNQRNPNRHSPRRTQPPPMHNTYPTTTAAYPQTTGFNQQQAATHIPGQGTQGVPGFGLCTDFDKRCKQWAQYCGIDEYVDDMCRLTCITCR